In one Shewanella loihica PV-4 genomic region, the following are encoded:
- a CDS encoding oxidative damage protection protein, which produces MARTVNCQYLKKEADGLAFQLYPGELGKRIFDNISQEAWSLWQAKQTMLINEKKLNMMNVDDRKFLEEQMVNFLFEGKEVEIEGYVPQKDDE; this is translated from the coding sequence ATGGCGCGTACAGTGAACTGCCAGTATCTTAAGAAAGAGGCAGACGGCCTAGCCTTTCAGCTCTACCCGGGTGAACTCGGTAAGCGAATTTTTGACAACATCAGCCAGGAAGCCTGGTCGCTCTGGCAGGCCAAGCAGACCATGCTGATCAATGAGAAGAAACTCAACATGATGAATGTTGACGATCGCAAGTTCCTCGAAGAGCAGATGGTTAACTTCCTGTTTGAGGGCAAAGAGGTCGAGATCGAAGGCTATGTGCCGCAAAAAGATGACGAGTAA
- the mutY gene encoding A/G-specific adenine glycosylase, with the protein MKTEQFHQRIVTWYDKHGRKHLPWQQDKTPYKVWVSEIMLQQTQVATVIPYFEAFMARFPTILDLANADQDEVLHHWTGLGYYARARNLHKSAQLIASDYDGVFPTQFEQVLALPGIGRSTAGAVLSLSLGQHHPILDGNVKRVLARHGAIAGWPGKREVEQQLWQLTNSLTPKTGVTQYNQAMMDIGASICTRSKPRCELCPVAIDCKAQLMGRQTEFPGKKPKKTIPEKLGYMLVIKDDDRVLMSKRPPAGIWGGLWCFPQFDSQEALEEFAKTNGLTLISEEPIDSFRHTFSHFHLDISAFVAHQTTSAHEIMEESGSLWYNIAKPPKVGLAAATERILASLGSVSNKE; encoded by the coding sequence ATGAAAACAGAGCAATTTCACCAGCGCATCGTCACCTGGTACGACAAACACGGACGCAAGCATCTTCCCTGGCAACAAGATAAGACCCCTTATAAGGTATGGGTGTCCGAGATCATGTTGCAACAGACTCAGGTTGCCACAGTTATCCCCTACTTCGAAGCCTTTATGGCGCGCTTCCCCACTATCTTGGACTTGGCAAATGCCGATCAGGATGAGGTGCTGCACCACTGGACCGGCCTAGGCTATTACGCCAGGGCGCGTAACCTACATAAGAGTGCCCAGCTGATCGCCAGCGACTATGATGGTGTCTTCCCAACCCAATTCGAGCAGGTACTCGCCCTACCGGGTATTGGCCGCTCGACCGCTGGGGCGGTACTCTCACTCTCTCTTGGACAACATCACCCCATATTAGATGGCAACGTCAAGCGAGTGCTCGCAAGACATGGCGCCATAGCTGGCTGGCCCGGCAAACGCGAGGTGGAGCAGCAGCTATGGCAGCTCACCAACAGCCTGACCCCTAAGACAGGCGTAACCCAATATAATCAGGCGATGATGGATATTGGCGCCAGTATCTGCACCCGCTCTAAGCCCAGGTGCGAGCTCTGCCCCGTCGCCATCGACTGTAAGGCGCAGCTGATGGGCCGCCAGACTGAGTTTCCCGGCAAGAAACCGAAGAAGACGATTCCGGAAAAGCTCGGCTATATGCTAGTGATTAAAGATGACGATAGGGTGCTGATGAGCAAACGCCCACCTGCGGGGATCTGGGGCGGGCTCTGGTGCTTCCCACAGTTTGACAGCCAGGAGGCGCTCGAGGAGTTTGCCAAAACAAACGGCCTAACTCTTATTAGTGAGGAGCCCATAGACAGTTTTCGTCACACCTTCAGCCATTTCCATCTGGATATCAGCGCCTTTGTGGCACACCAAACCACAAGCGCACATGAGATCATGGAAGAGAGCGGCTCTCTCTGGTATAACATAGCCAAGCCACCCAAGGTTGGTCTGGCCGCCGCCACAGAGCGGATCCTCGCCAGCTTAGGTTCAGTATCAAATAAGGAGTAA
- the trmB gene encoding tRNA (guanosine(46)-N7)-methyltransferase TrmB — protein sequence MSEVTTAEFNEEGKYLRKVRSFVLREGRLTKGQAQAMEQQWPVMGLDYSPEPLDLVKVFGRQADTVLEIGFGMGASLVEMAKAAPELNFIGIEVHKPGVGACLADAAEAGVTNLRVFHHDAIEVLENSIQSGSLARVQLFFPDPWHKKRHHKRRIVQPEFAELIRRCLKIGGVFHLATDWENYSEHMLEVMSAAPGYKNQAQDGDFVPRPDHRPLTKFEARGHRLGHGVWDLMFERTE from the coding sequence ATGAGCGAAGTGACCACCGCAGAGTTTAACGAAGAGGGTAAATACCTTCGCAAAGTGAGAAGCTTTGTTTTACGTGAAGGACGTTTGACCAAGGGCCAGGCGCAGGCGATGGAGCAGCAATGGCCTGTGATGGGACTGGACTACTCGCCCGAGCCTTTGGATCTGGTCAAGGTGTTTGGCCGGCAGGCCGATACCGTGCTGGAGATAGGGTTCGGCATGGGCGCCTCACTGGTTGAGATGGCTAAGGCAGCTCCCGAGCTTAACTTTATCGGTATCGAAGTTCACAAGCCTGGCGTGGGTGCTTGTCTTGCTGATGCGGCTGAGGCCGGCGTCACCAACTTGCGTGTGTTCCACCACGACGCCATCGAGGTGTTGGAAAACAGCATCCAAAGCGGCAGCCTGGCCAGAGTACAGCTATTCTTCCCAGATCCTTGGCACAAGAAGCGTCATCATAAGCGCCGTATCGTTCAGCCGGAATTTGCCGAGCTTATCCGCCGCTGCCTTAAGATAGGTGGTGTGTTCCACCTGGCGACCGATTGGGAAAACTACAGCGAGCACATGTTAGAGGTGATGAGCGCGGCGCCTGGCTATAAGAACCAGGCGCAGGATGGCGACTTCGTGCCCCGTCCAGATCATCGACCGCTGACCAAGTTTGAGGCCAGGGGCCATCGTCTGGGACATGGCGTCTGGGATCTGATGTTCGAGCGTACCGAGTAA
- a CDS encoding YggL family protein — translation MATRSRRLRKKLRIDEFQEFGFDVNWTFDDSVSEEQIDAIVDQFIDQVIEVRKLGFHGGGHKEWEGIIATQTIGKCTEEDRQAVSDFWKSQPVKDVVVSELYDIWWN, via the coding sequence ATGGCAACACGTAGTCGTCGTTTACGTAAAAAATTACGCATTGATGAGTTTCAAGAGTTCGGCTTCGATGTGAATTGGACCTTCGATGATTCGGTAAGCGAAGAGCAGATCGATGCTATCGTCGATCAGTTTATCGACCAGGTGATCGAGGTGAGAAAGCTAGGTTTCCACGGTGGCGGCCATAAAGAGTGGGAAGGCATCATCGCCACTCAAACTATCGGCAAGTGCACCGAAGAAGACAGGCAGGCCGTGAGTGACTTCTGGAAGAGTCAGCCGGTAAAAGACGTCGTGGTCAGCGAGCTGTACGACATCTGGTGGAACTAA
- the glsB gene encoding glutaminase B gives MPQKDLLETIIEQVRPLLGKGKVADYIPALAEVDPTKLGIAVTTIDGQTIGAGDYLEPFSIQSISKVFSLTVALTLYEEAEIWSRVGKEPSGQSFNSLVQIELERGVPRNPFINAGALIIADLLQSRLGAPKHRMLEVVRKLSANPHVIYDKRVAASEYEHSARNAAIAYLMKSFGNFNNDVDRVLRNYFHYCALKMSCADLSKAMLYLANRGQSLSAEQVVSPIQTRKLNALLATSGLYDGAGEFAYRVGMPGKSGVGGGIIAVIPGDMSICVWSPELDKNGNSLAGTAALEKLSQALGRSIF, from the coding sequence ATGCCACAGAAGGACCTGCTCGAGACTATTATCGAGCAGGTGCGTCCTCTGCTGGGAAAGGGCAAGGTCGCCGACTATATTCCTGCCCTGGCCGAGGTGGATCCTACCAAGCTTGGGATCGCCGTGACCACAATCGATGGTCAAACCATAGGGGCTGGAGACTATCTCGAGCCCTTTTCGATCCAGAGTATCTCTAAGGTCTTTAGCCTCACGGTCGCCCTGACCCTGTACGAGGAGGCCGAGATCTGGTCTCGCGTCGGTAAGGAGCCCTCGGGGCAGTCCTTTAACTCCCTGGTGCAGATAGAGCTCGAGCGCGGAGTACCGAGAAACCCCTTTATCAACGCCGGCGCACTTATTATCGCCGATCTGTTGCAGAGTCGCCTCGGCGCGCCTAAGCATCGTATGCTCGAGGTGGTCAGAAAGCTGAGCGCCAACCCTCATGTGATTTATGATAAGCGTGTCGCGGCCTCTGAATATGAGCACAGCGCCCGTAACGCTGCCATCGCTTACCTGATGAAGTCCTTCGGCAACTTTAATAACGATGTCGATAGGGTGCTGAGAAACTACTTTCACTACTGCGCGCTGAAGATGAGCTGCGCCGATCTATCCAAAGCCATGCTCTATCTGGCCAACCGAGGCCAGAGCCTCTCGGCAGAGCAGGTGGTTTCGCCCATACAGACACGTAAGCTTAACGCCCTGTTGGCGACATCTGGTCTGTACGACGGTGCGGGTGAGTTTGCCTATCGGGTCGGCATGCCGGGTAAGAGCGGCGTGGGCGGCGGCATCATAGCCGTGATCCCGGGCGATATGAGCATCTGTGTCTGGTCACCCGAGCTAGATAAAAACGGTAACTCTCTAGCGGGCACCGCCGCACTCGAGAAGCTCTCCCAAGCCCTGGGCCGTTCTATCTTCTAA